The Halarchaeum grantii genome contains the following window.
GGCGATTTCAGCCATCAACCAGCAGAAACTCGCACCGCCTCGCTTTTCAGCCTTAACTAAACACCGCGGGAGGCGCTCGCCCGGACGCTGAAGGAGCGCTACGACGGCGTCGTCGTGTTGGAGGTGATGCCGCACGCGCAGGCCGACGCGCTCGCGCGCTTCGAGGCGGCTTAGCGCTCGACGACCCCGAGCCGGTAGTCGAAGCCCTCGACGAAACGGACGCGCTTCCCGAAGAGGGTGCGCGTGGCGTCGAGCGGGTGGCGTGTCGCGGCGTCCTCGACGTCGGCGCTGAGGAGGACGGACGCGGGACACGGTCCGAAGCGCTCGAGGCGTTCGCGGACCGGCCCGCCGTCGGGTTCGCAGAGGACGGCGTCCTGTCCGGGGAAAGCCGCGAGCGTGCCGAAGCGGTCGTCGTAGTCGCGCTCGGGCGCGGGGAGTCGATAGAGCCGAGTGAAGCGCTCGACGGCGGCCTCGAGGTCGTGGACGGCGAGGACGACGCGGCCGATGCCGGAGACGGGCGAGCCGTAGAGGGTGCTGTCGGGGACGCGGTACTCGCGGGGGGTACGGTCGGAGATGACGAACGGGAGGACGCTGTCGTCGCCGCCGAGGAAGCCGACGTCCCACTCGGCGGCGCCGTGCTCCGTCTCGCGGCGGCCGCGAACGGGTCCGTGAACGGTGACGTCGTGGCTGATGGCGCGCTGGAGTTCGCTGTGGACGCTCCCGGCGTCGACGCACCACGCGCAGGGGCCGGCGTCGGCGGCGAGGAACTCCGGCCAGTGGCCGGCCCGTGTGCCGGTATCGACGGGCGCGAGGAGTTCGAGGTAGGAGCCGTCCGGGAGGACGAGCATCGCCATCTCGGTGCCCATCGTCGGGTGCTTACCGCCGTATCGGGGCTCGAAGCCGGCGTTCTCGAAGCGCGTGACGAGCGTGTCGAGGTCGGAGCCGGCGACGGGGACGTGGTCGATGACCGGGCGCATACGTCGGGTTGCACGCGGAGGGTGATAGGCGGCGCGGCCGGGAGGATTCCGAAAGGGTACTTACGGCGGGGCGCCGCGTGTTCGGGTATGCCGACCACTTCGAGCGCTCCCGGGAAGGTCTACCTCTTCGGGGAGCACGCGGTCGTCTACGGCGAGCCGGCGGTGCCGTGCGCCATCGAGCGCCGGGCGTCGGTGACGGTCCGCGAGCGGGACGACGACCGACTGCGAGTGAGCGCGGACGACTTGACGCTGGACGGGTTCACGGTCGAGTACGGCGTCGACGGCGGGTCGCCGGACGTTGACGTCCCGACGCCGCTCATCGAGGCGGCGATGGGGTACGTGGACGCGTCGGTGGCGGCGGCGCGCGACGCGGCGGGTCGCCCGCAGGCGGGCTTCGACGTCGAGATCGAGAGCGACATCCCGCTGGGCGCGGGCCTCGGCTCGTCGGCGGCGGTCGTGGTCGCGGCCGTGGACGCGGCGACGCGCGAACTCGGCGTGGAGCTCGCGCCGGAGGAGGTCGCCGAGTACGCCTACGAGGTGGAGTACGAGGTGCAGGAGGGGGAGGCCTCGCGCGCGGACACGTTCTGCTCGGCGATGGGCGGGGCGGTCCGCGTGGAGGGCGACGCCTGCGAGACGCTGGACGCGCCCGACCTCCCGTTCGTCGTGGGGTACGACGGCGCGAGTCACGACACGGGCGCGCTCGTCGCGGGGGTGCGCGCGCTGAAGGACGAGTACGACTTCGCCGAAGACACCGTTGAGGCGATCGGCGATCTGGTGCGGCAGGGCGAGGACGCGCTCGCCGAGGGCGACGTCGCGGAGCTGGGGCGGCTGATGGACTTCAATCACGGGCTGCTG
Protein-coding sequences here:
- a CDS encoding VOC family protein, whose protein sequence is MRPVIDHVPVAGSDLDTLVTRFENAGFEPRYGGKHPTMGTEMAMLVLPDGSYLELLAPVDTGTRAGHWPEFLAADAGPCAWCVDAGSVHSELQRAISHDVTVHGPVRGRRETEHGAAEWDVGFLGGDDSVLPFVISDRTPREYRVPDSTLYGSPVSGIGRVVLAVHDLEAAVERFTRLYRLPAPERDYDDRFGTLAAFPGQDAVLCEPDGGPVRERLERFGPCPASVLLSADVEDAATRHPLDATRTLFGKRVRFVEGFDYRLGVVER
- the mvk gene encoding mevalonate kinase; its protein translation is MPTTSSAPGKVYLFGEHAVVYGEPAVPCAIERRASVTVRERDDDRLRVSADDLTLDGFTVEYGVDGGSPDVDVPTPLIEAAMGYVDASVAAARDAAGRPQAGFDVEIESDIPLGAGLGSSAAVVVAAVDAATRELGVELAPEEVAEYAYEVEYEVQEGEASRADTFCSAMGGAVRVEGDACETLDAPDLPFVVGYDGASHDTGALVAGVRALKDEYDFAEDTVEAIGDLVRQGEDALAEGDVAELGRLMDFNHGLLSALGVSARSLDEMVWAARDAGASGAKLTGAGGGGCIVALDAGDSTETALSLTPTCAEAFRASLAHEGVRAE